In Nostoc edaphicum CCNP1411, the sequence GGTTGCTTTGGTAGCTGATGAAATCACTTTAGTGATTCAAGTTATGGGTAAAACTCGCGGCTCGATTCAAGTGCCAGCACAAGCAGATAAAGCAGCGTTGGAAAAATACGCCCGTGAGTCAGAAATTGCCCAGCGTTACATCGAAGGCAAAGAGATTAAAAAGGTAATTGTAGTACCGGGAAAGTTGGTAAATTTTGTAGTTGGTTAAGTAGAGTTTTGCGTAGACTCGTGGCGAATTGAGGGTTGAAATTTAAACGCAGATGCGCTTTGCCTTTCCGCAGGATAGGGCGGCAGAGGATTCGCTACGAATTAATAAAATGTTGTACTTAGCAATCGATAAAATTGTAAATGTAGCCTGAAAAAACATCAGAGGATTTACATCCGTGACACTCAAAGAGTTAGAACAAAAACTTCTTGCCCTCAGTCCTGGTGAAAAATTGCAGGCTATACAGTTACTTGCTCAAAGTCTCGGCAACAATTGGCATTGGCAAGGAATTGAGAAAACTCCTAGAGTCTGTGGTGGAGAGGCTCGCATCACTAAAACTCGTATTCCCGTATGGGTACTTGTGGAAGCTCGCGGTCTTGGATATAGTGATGCTGACCTTTTGACAAGCTATCCAACCATTACAGCTAC encodes:
- a CDS encoding DUF433 domain-containing protein — translated: MTLKELEQKLLALSPGEKLQAIQLLAQSLGNNWHWQGIEKTPRVCGGEARITKTRIPVWVLVEARGLGYSDADLLTSYPTITATDLANAWVYAETHADEIELAIERNEAA